In Pan troglodytes isolate AG18354 chromosome 21, NHGRI_mPanTro3-v2.0_pri, whole genome shotgun sequence, one genomic interval encodes:
- the YWHAB gene encoding 14-3-3 protein beta/alpha: protein MTMDKSELVQKAKLAEQAERYDDMAAAMKAVTEQGHELSNEERNLLSVAYKNVVGARRSSWRVISSIEQKTERNEKKQQMGKEYREKIEAELQDICNDVLELLDKYLIPNATQPESKVFYLKMKGDYFRYLSEVASGDNKQTTVSNSQQAYQEAFEISKKEMQPTHPIRLGLALNFSVFYYEILNSPEKACSLAKTAFDEAIAELDTLNEESYKDSTLIMQLLRDNLTLWTSENQGDEGDAGEGEN from the exons ATGACAATGGATAAAAGTGAGCTGGTACAGAAAGCCAAACTCGCTGAGCAGGCTGAGCGCTATGATGATATGGCTGCAGCCATGAAGGCAGTCACAGAACAGGGGCATGAACTCTCCAACGAAGAGAGAAATCTGCtctctgttgcctacaagaatgTGGTAGGCGCCCGCCGCTCTTCCTGGCGTGTCATCTCCAGCATTGAGCAGAAAACAGAGAGGAATGAGAAGAAGCAGCAGATGGGCAAAGAGTACCGTGAGAAGATAGAGGCAGAACTGCAGGACATCTGCAATGATGTTCTG GAGCTGTTGGACAAATATCTTATTCCCAATGCTACACAACCAGAAAGTAAGGTGTTCTACTTGAAAATGAAAGGAGATTATTTTAGGTATCTTTCTGAAGTGGCATCTGGAGACAACAAACAAA CCACTGTGTCGAACTCCCAGCAGGCTTACCAGGAAGCATTTGAAATTAGTAAGAAAGAAATGCAGCCTACACACCCAATTCGTCTTGGTCTGGCACTAAATTTCTCAGTCTTTTACTATGAGATTCTAAACTCTCCTGAAAAGGCCTGTAGCCTGGCAAAAACG GCATTTGATGAAGCAATTGCTGAATTGGATACACTGAATGAAGAGTCTTATAAAGACAGCACTCTGATCATGCAGTTACTTAGGGACAATCTCACT cTGTGGACATCGGAAAACCAGGGAGACGAAGGAGACGCTGGGGAGGGAGAGAACTAA